From Synechococcus sp. A10-1-5-1, a single genomic window includes:
- the rlmD gene encoding 23S rRNA (uracil(1939)-C(5))-methyltransferase RlmD, whose protein sequence is MGASKVQLGTTIDVVVTGLGHEGQGVGRWNETAVFIPGALPGETVQARVRRCAKRHLEADLLEVSQASPERQKPPCILAERCGGCSLQHCSSQMQLELKRDLVQQSLSRLAKLDVNVEPVWGCNLELGYRNRALIPLERAPDGRLRAGYYRRGSHKIVNLNHCPVLDPRIDALIEPIKRDLEKAGWPVDVNLGAKGGLRHLALRVGSATGEILITLISSHRQLKGLETLAQRWMERWPEVVGVGLNIQPKASNVVMGPETDLIAGRPWLLEVFDGIELRIAADTFFQVNTPQAERLVEPLRAFFATGQSATVIDAYSGIGTYSLPLARSGLKVLGLEVHPSSVSQATANAERNAIKTAFFEQAEVASVLADRLKMTGSLLVDPPRKGLSTEALAAILDEKPERLAYISCNPSTLARDLQQLCSEEGGYQLQRVQPVDFFPQTSHVECLTLLTQTGSGT, encoded by the coding sequence ATGGGAGCAAGCAAGGTGCAATTGGGTACAACCATTGACGTGGTTGTGACTGGTCTTGGCCACGAAGGGCAAGGGGTCGGCCGTTGGAATGAAACGGCTGTCTTCATTCCCGGGGCCCTACCCGGTGAAACGGTTCAGGCCCGTGTGCGCCGTTGCGCAAAGCGCCACCTGGAGGCGGATCTACTCGAGGTCAGCCAAGCGAGTCCAGAGCGACAAAAGCCCCCCTGCATCCTTGCGGAGCGCTGCGGTGGTTGCAGCCTGCAGCACTGCTCAAGCCAGATGCAGCTCGAGCTCAAGCGGGACCTGGTTCAGCAGAGCCTAAGCCGGCTGGCCAAATTAGATGTGAATGTCGAGCCCGTCTGGGGCTGCAATCTCGAACTGGGCTACAGAAACAGAGCCCTGATCCCACTGGAGCGCGCTCCCGACGGACGGCTGCGTGCCGGGTATTACCGCCGCGGTAGCCACAAGATCGTCAACCTCAATCACTGCCCAGTCCTCGATCCAAGGATCGATGCATTGATTGAGCCCATCAAGCGGGATTTGGAGAAAGCTGGCTGGCCCGTTGATGTGAACTTGGGGGCCAAGGGTGGGCTGCGTCACCTGGCCCTGCGGGTGGGGTCAGCAACCGGGGAAATCCTGATCACGCTGATCAGCAGTCACCGGCAACTCAAGGGACTGGAGACCCTGGCCCAGCGATGGATGGAGCGTTGGCCCGAGGTCGTCGGGGTTGGACTGAACATTCAGCCCAAGGCATCAAACGTCGTGATGGGTCCAGAAACTGACCTGATCGCTGGTCGACCCTGGTTGCTTGAGGTCTTTGACGGCATCGAATTGCGCATCGCTGCGGACACGTTCTTTCAAGTCAACACGCCCCAAGCTGAGCGTCTGGTTGAACCGTTGCGAGCCTTTTTTGCCACAGGTCAAAGCGCAACGGTGATCGATGCCTACAGCGGTATCGGCACCTACAGCCTGCCCTTGGCTCGCTCTGGTCTGAAGGTCTTAGGCCTGGAAGTGCATCCGTCCTCGGTCAGCCAAGCCACGGCCAATGCAGAGCGCAATGCGATCAAAACAGCCTTCTTTGAGCAGGCCGAGGTGGCCAGCGTCTTGGCCGATCGCTTAAAAATGACCGGTTCGCTGCTGGTCGATCCGCCCCGGAAGGGATTGAGTACGGAGGCGCTGGCGGCCATCCTCGACGAAAAGCCAGAGCGGCTGGCCTATATCAGCTGCAACCCCTCAACCCTGGCTAGGGATCTGCAACAGCTCTGCAGCGAGGAGGGTGGTTATCAGCTTCAGCGGGTTCAACCGGTGGATTTCTTCCCCCAGACCAGCCATGTTGAGTGCTTGACCCTCCTCACGCAGACGGGATCAGGCACGTAG
- a CDS encoding allophycocyanin subunit alpha-B, whose protein sequence is MSVVRDLILQADDQLRYPTGGELRSMVEFLSTGANRLSVVRILTDNEKKIVDEASKQLFSRKPEYVAPGGNAYGAKQRAQCLRDFGWYLRLVTYGVLAGSTELIQKIGLEGAREMYNSLGVPMPGMVESMRCMKEAALVLLSQEDAAVAAPYFDFLIQGMQTPC, encoded by the coding sequence ATGAGCGTCGTACGCGATCTGATCCTTCAGGCAGACGATCAGCTCCGCTACCCCACCGGCGGTGAGCTGCGCTCCATGGTGGAGTTCCTCTCCACTGGTGCCAATCGCCTCTCCGTGGTCCGGATCCTGACCGACAACGAGAAGAAGATCGTTGATGAGGCTTCGAAGCAGCTCTTCAGCCGTAAGCCCGAATACGTTGCGCCCGGTGGCAATGCCTACGGCGCCAAGCAGCGCGCCCAGTGCCTCCGCGACTTTGGCTGGTACCTGCGACTGGTGACCTACGGCGTTCTCGCTGGAAGCACCGAACTGATCCAGAAGATCGGACTTGAGGGCGCTCGCGAGATGTACAACAGCCTTGGCGTCCCCATGCCCGGCATGGTCGAGTCCATGCGCTGCATGAAGGAAGCAGCCCTGGTCCTCCTCAGCCAAGAGGATGCGGCTGTCGCAGCGCCTTATTTCGACTTCTTGATCCAGGGAATGCAGACCCCCTGCTAA
- a CDS encoding J domain-containing protein: MSQRETDKRRISLELSEELLGWIDGLKGQLGLRSRGATVERLLQEVRGGQDEDSEPFEAAEKTVAGTEAVPQLELNASTEAAEEEPPGLLDEDLSIVLVHSSLVALADQERVASENSETVADHRPAAAGSGGGGIQLPGFVRKQAKRVKQTLEAPARANTSDPTLALIRGLDLDQALQQAGQHWSEVYGQAPTEAALEAAMVWLGRDVWPQSGDSDGRPFGWNLVQQVMYSYAPEWEEGHPTLERVIVAAGILEDPFGGTTLAARVPSLITRFVQRHRTRTKRSTSFDAIDNSMTVHSALRMLQLTTVADRPYSLREIREAYRTQAVSHHPDAGGSADEMRRLNEAYQFLKERYREAA; this comes from the coding sequence GTGAGCCAGCGAGAGACCGACAAACGCCGGATCTCGCTGGAACTCAGCGAGGAGCTTCTGGGATGGATTGATGGCCTGAAGGGGCAACTTGGTCTTCGCAGCCGCGGAGCAACGGTTGAGCGCCTACTCCAGGAGGTCAGGGGAGGGCAGGACGAGGACAGCGAACCATTTGAAGCCGCTGAAAAGACCGTTGCGGGCACTGAGGCAGTGCCGCAGCTTGAGCTGAACGCGTCGACTGAGGCAGCCGAGGAGGAGCCACCTGGGCTTCTCGACGAAGACCTCTCCATCGTTCTCGTTCACTCCAGTCTGGTCGCATTAGCAGACCAAGAAAGGGTCGCATCCGAGAACTCCGAGACAGTCGCTGACCACCGCCCGGCGGCGGCCGGAAGTGGTGGTGGAGGCATCCAGCTGCCTGGCTTTGTTCGAAAGCAAGCCAAGCGTGTCAAGCAAACACTCGAAGCTCCGGCGCGTGCCAACACTTCCGACCCGACCCTTGCGTTGATCAGGGGCCTGGATTTGGATCAAGCCCTCCAGCAAGCCGGACAACATTGGAGCGAGGTCTACGGCCAAGCACCGACGGAGGCCGCACTGGAAGCGGCGATGGTCTGGCTAGGACGAGATGTTTGGCCTCAGTCCGGCGACAGCGACGGCAGACCCTTTGGCTGGAACTTGGTGCAACAGGTCATGTACTCCTATGCACCTGAGTGGGAGGAGGGCCACCCCACCCTGGAACGGGTGATCGTTGCAGCGGGAATCCTCGAGGATCCCTTTGGCGGCACGACCCTGGCTGCTCGTGTTCCCAGCTTGATTACGCGCTTTGTGCAGCGTCACCGCACGCGAACCAAGCGCAGCACATCCTTCGATGCCATCGATAACAGCATGACCGTGCACAGCGCGCTGCGGATGCTGCAACTCACAACCGTTGCTGATCGGCCCTACAGCCTGCGCGAGATTCGCGAGGCCTATCGCACGCAGGCCGTGAGCCATCACCCCGACGCTGGCGGGTCAGCCGACGAAATGCGCCGGCTGAACGAGGCCTATCAATTCCTCAAGGAGCGCTACCGCGAAGCAGCTTGA